In the Acidovorax sp. A79 genome, one interval contains:
- a CDS encoding hydroxymethylglutaryl-CoA lyase yields the protein MPVPDILISEVGPRDGLQSVKATMPTQHKLRWIDALVAAGLREIEVGSFVPARLLPQMADVAEVVRHALNHPGITVMALVPNLRGAEAALASGVHKITLPVSASAAHSQANVRKSPDAMVDELRAITRLRAETAPQVLVEVGISTAFGCTLQGEVPEDDVIRLAASCVAAGVDEVGLSDTTGMANPAQVRRLFTRLRSEIGPHAGAAHMHNTRGLGLANCLAAYDVGVRTFDASLGGLGGCPYAPGASGNVVTEDLVFMFEAMGLSTGVDLHKLFAARMPLQAGLPGEPVYGMTPEAGLPKGWTQETPHA from the coding sequence ATGCCCGTCCCCGACATCCTCATCAGCGAAGTAGGCCCGCGCGACGGCCTGCAGTCCGTGAAAGCCACCATGCCCACGCAGCACAAGCTGCGCTGGATCGACGCGCTCGTGGCGGCGGGCCTGCGCGAAATTGAAGTCGGCTCCTTCGTGCCCGCGCGGCTGCTGCCGCAGATGGCCGACGTGGCCGAGGTGGTGCGCCACGCGCTCAACCACCCCGGCATCACCGTGATGGCCCTGGTACCCAACCTGCGCGGCGCCGAGGCCGCGCTGGCCAGCGGCGTGCACAAGATCACGCTGCCCGTGTCGGCCAGCGCGGCGCATTCACAGGCCAATGTGCGCAAGAGCCCGGACGCCATGGTGGACGAGCTGCGCGCCATCACCCGCCTGCGCGCCGAGACCGCGCCGCAGGTGCTGGTGGAAGTGGGCATTTCCACCGCGTTCGGCTGCACGCTGCAGGGCGAAGTGCCCGAGGACGACGTGATCCGCCTGGCCGCCAGTTGCGTGGCGGCAGGCGTGGACGAGGTCGGCCTGTCGGACACCACCGGCATGGCCAACCCCGCGCAGGTGCGCCGCCTGTTCACGCGGCTGCGCAGCGAGATCGGCCCGCACGCGGGCGCGGCCCACATGCACAACACGCGCGGCCTGGGCCTGGCCAACTGCCTGGCCGCATACGACGTGGGCGTGCGCACCTTCGACGCATCGCTGGGCGGCCTGGGCGGCTGCCCCTATGCGCCCGGAGCCTCCGGCAACGTGGTCACCGAAGACCTGGTGTTCATGTTCGAGGCCATGGGTCTGTCCACAGGTGTGGACCTGCACAAGCTCTTCGCGGCCCGCATGCCGCTGCAGGCGGGGCTGCCCGGCGAACCGGTCTACGGGATGACGCCCGAAGCGGGCCTGCCCAAGGGCTGGACCCAGGAGACACCACATGCCTGA
- a CDS encoding ornithine cyclodeaminase, which produces MRSQNTFTTLYLSAPDVIDLVRRKGIEACLRGIADNIHADFLRWQAFDKSARVASHSRDGVIELMPIADGETYAFKYVNGHPRNTRLGLSTVMAFGVLADVATGAPLLLSELTLTTALRTAAMSAVAARALARPCARTMALIGNGAQSEFQALAFHHLLGIDTLRLFDTDPAATAKLQANLQGGGLRTVACASAAEAVRGADIVTTVTADKTNATILTPDMLAPGMHINAVGGDCPGKTELHADVLRQAQVFVEYAPQTRIEGDIQQLPSDFAVTELWEVLAGRLPGRGSDAQVTVFDSVGFALEDFSALRFMRHAAAELGVGQPIELIPELSDPKNLFGVLHARGPLLRAAA; this is translated from the coding sequence ATGCGTTCCCAGAACACCTTCACCACCCTGTACCTCAGCGCGCCCGATGTCATCGACCTGGTGCGCCGCAAGGGCATCGAGGCCTGCCTGCGCGGCATCGCCGACAACATCCATGCCGATTTCCTGCGCTGGCAGGCGTTCGACAAGTCGGCGCGCGTGGCCAGCCATTCGCGGGACGGCGTGATCGAGCTCATGCCCATCGCCGACGGGGAGACGTATGCCTTCAAGTACGTCAACGGCCACCCGCGCAACACCCGGCTGGGCCTGTCGACCGTGATGGCGTTCGGCGTGCTGGCCGACGTGGCCACGGGGGCGCCCCTGCTGCTGAGCGAGCTCACGCTCACCACGGCGCTGCGCACGGCCGCCATGTCGGCGGTGGCCGCACGTGCCCTGGCACGCCCTTGCGCGCGCACCATGGCGCTCATCGGCAACGGTGCGCAAAGCGAGTTCCAGGCGCTGGCGTTCCACCACCTGCTGGGCATCGACACGCTGCGGCTGTTCGACACCGACCCGGCCGCCACCGCCAAGCTGCAGGCCAACCTGCAGGGCGGCGGCCTGCGCACCGTGGCCTGCGCCAGCGCGGCCGAGGCCGTGCGCGGCGCCGACATCGTGACCACGGTGACGGCCGACAAGACCAACGCCACCATCCTCACGCCGGACATGCTGGCGCCCGGCATGCACATCAATGCGGTGGGCGGCGACTGCCCCGGCAAGACGGAGCTGCATGCCGACGTGTTGCGCCAGGCGCAGGTGTTCGTCGAATATGCGCCGCAGACGCGCATCGAGGGCGATATCCAGCAACTGCCGTCCGACTTCGCGGTGACCGAGTTGTGGGAGGTGCTGGCGGGCCGCCTGCCGGGCCGCGGCAGCGATGCGCAGGTGACCGTGTTCGACTCGGTGGGCTTTGCGCTGGAGGACTTTTCCGCGCTGCGGTTCATGCGCCATGCCGCAGCCGAACTGGGGGTGGGCCAGCCCATCGAACTCATCCCCGAACTGTCCGACCCCAAGAACCTGTTTGGCGTGCTGCACGCGCGCGGCCCCTTGCTGCGCGCGGCGGCCTGA
- a CDS encoding nitroreductase, translating to MTSTATGTAAHSPAFDTLSALLHTRYSCRAFLPEPLPRTTMQAILATAQRTASWCNAQPWQLTIASGATLERLRGALQSHMAAAAPAPDLPWPREYRGVYQERRRECGWGLYEALGITKGDREASAQQAAQNFTMFGAPHVAIVSSDEALGVYGAVDCGAYVSSFMLAAHSLGVGSIAQAALASYPGVLREVLGIGADRTIVCGISFGLADPAHPANHFRTTRADPADSVVWRD from the coding sequence ATGACATCTACCGCCACCGGCACCGCCGCCCACAGCCCGGCGTTCGACACCCTGTCCGCGCTGCTTCACACCCGCTACAGCTGCCGCGCCTTTCTGCCCGAACCCCTGCCGCGCACCACCATGCAAGCCATCCTGGCCACCGCGCAACGCACGGCCTCGTGGTGCAACGCGCAGCCCTGGCAGCTCACCATTGCCAGCGGCGCCACGCTCGAGCGCCTGCGCGGCGCACTGCAATCGCACATGGCCGCGGCAGCCCCTGCGCCCGACCTGCCCTGGCCCCGCGAATACCGGGGCGTGTACCAGGAGCGGCGGCGTGAATGCGGCTGGGGCCTGTACGAAGCCCTGGGCATCACCAAGGGCGACCGCGAGGCCTCGGCGCAACAGGCGGCGCAGAACTTCACGATGTTCGGCGCGCCGCATGTGGCCATCGTCAGCAGCGATGAGGCGCTGGGCGTCTATGGCGCGGTGGACTGCGGCGCGTACGTGTCAAGCTTCATGCTGGCCGCGCACAGCCTGGGCGTGGGCTCCATCGCGCAGGCCGCGCTGGCCTCGTACCCCGGCGTGCTGCGCGAGGTGCTGGGCATCGGCGCGGACCGCACCATCGTCTGCGGCATCTCGTTCGGCCTGGCCGACCCCGCGCACCCCGCCAACCACTTTCGCACCACGCGGGCAGACCCTGCCGACAGCGTGGTGTGGCGCGACTGA
- a CDS encoding polyhydroxyalkanoic acid system family protein has protein sequence MPDIHIHREHHLGLKEARKIAFSWAEKAEEKFDMECVYEEGDTEDTLTFTRSGVKGTLLVDARQFEMKAQLGFLFGAFKDRIEAEIGEQLDALLNAPHPGTQKPATDKKKHAAEAGAGKPGTKTAAKPAAKAKKA, from the coding sequence GTGCCTGACATCCACATCCATCGCGAACACCACCTGGGCCTGAAAGAGGCCCGCAAGATCGCCTTCTCCTGGGCCGAGAAGGCCGAGGAAAAATTCGACATGGAATGTGTCTATGAAGAGGGCGACACCGAAGACACGCTCACCTTCACGCGCTCGGGCGTCAAGGGCACGCTGCTCGTGGACGCGCGGCAGTTCGAGATGAAGGCCCAGCTGGGTTTTCTGTTCGGCGCGTTCAAGGACCGCATCGAGGCCGAAATTGGCGAACAGCTCGATGCCCTGCTCAATGCGCCCCACCCCGGCACCCAGAAGCCCGCCACCGACAAGAAGAAACACGCGGCAGAGGCGGGCGCCGGCAAGCCGGGTACCAAGACGGCGGCCAAACCTGCGGCCAAGGCCAAGAAGGCGTAG
- a CDS encoding IclR family transcriptional regulator — protein sequence MPRKSAHESLADADAAPGGVAAVDRALTLLGAFRQGDGALPLAELAARTQLHKSTALRLLASLEHARWVQRLADGRYALGPEVARLYALYAAAFSLDRVVLPVLRDLVAATGESAAYHVRQGDVRLCQFRVDSPHPVRDHIRAGDLLPLERGTGGRVLVAFDPAPGRVLGARDRALHARIRADGYAASVGDRLDEVAGISAPVFHADGSLAAAVTLTMPAHRYDERYVKPVLEAARRLNGQV from the coding sequence ATGCCCCGCAAATCCGCCCATGAATCCCTGGCCGATGCCGATGCCGCCCCGGGCGGCGTGGCGGCCGTGGACCGCGCGCTCACGCTGCTGGGTGCGTTCCGGCAGGGCGATGGTGCCCTGCCGCTCGCGGAACTGGCCGCGCGCACGCAGCTGCACAAGAGCACGGCGCTGCGCCTGCTCGCATCGCTGGAGCATGCACGATGGGTGCAGCGGCTCGCGGACGGCCGCTACGCCCTGGGCCCCGAGGTGGCGCGGCTGTATGCGCTGTACGCCGCCGCGTTCTCCCTCGACCGGGTGGTGCTGCCGGTGCTGCGCGATCTGGTGGCCGCCACGGGCGAAAGCGCGGCCTACCACGTGCGCCAGGGGGACGTGCGCCTGTGCCAGTTCCGGGTGGATTCGCCACACCCCGTGCGCGACCACATCCGCGCGGGCGATCTGCTGCCGCTCGAGCGCGGCACGGGCGGGCGGGTGCTGGTGGCGTTCGATCCGGCGCCCGGGCGCGTGCTGGGCGCGCGGGACCGCGCGCTGCATGCGCGCATCCGGGCCGATGGCTATGCCGCCAGCGTGGGCGACCGGCTCGACGAGGTCGCCGGAATCTCGGCACCGGTGTTCCATGCCGATGGCAGCCTGGCGGCGGCGGTCACGCTGACCATGCCCGCGCACCGCTATGACGAGCGCTACGTGAAGCCGGTGCTGGAGGCGGCACGCCGCCTGAACGGGCAGGTGTAG